A window of Streptomyces sp. NBC_01142 genomic DNA:
CGAGGAACTGCCGGGCGTAGGAGGAGAGCGACTCGACGTACCGGCGCTGCCCCTCGGCGAAGATCGTGTCGAACGCGAGGGACGACTTGCCCGACCCCGAGAGCCCGGTGAACACGATGAGGGAGTCACGCGGGAGGTCGAGCGAGACGTTCTTGAGGTTGTGCTCGCGAGCGCCACGAACGATGAGACGGTCGGCCACGCCGGTCCGCACCTTTCTTGAGAGAAGCGGGGGGCACAGCCCCCGCCCAGACTATGGGGGCCGCCGGATCGTTTGGATTCCAAGCTTGGTATGGCTCCTGCCAACCAAGGATGCCTGATGTCTCCACCGAGCGTATAGCACGTGCATTCGAATTACGGTCATGCTCTGCCACCTTCACCCGATCAGGTGGCGGGACTATCGTCGGCGCCATGATCGATCCCCTGCGCGACCTGGCCTCTGTACGTGAAGCAACCGACCGGCTCCTCACCGCAGCCGCCGCTCTGGACAACGCCACCACGACCGGACCGTCACGGCTGCCGGGCTGGAGCCGCGGCCATGTACTGGCCCATCTCGCCCGAAACGCCGACGCGCTCGTCAATGTCCTCGAGGGCCGCCCGATGTACGTCAGCGGCGAGGCGCGCGATGCCGACATCGAACGCGATGCGCCCCGCCCCCTCGCCGCCCAGCTCGCCGACGTACGCGACACGGCCGCCCGCTTCCAGGCCGTCGGTGCCGGGCCCGCCGACTGGAACCGCACTGTCGAGCTGCGCAACGGCGTGACCGACGCCGCGGCCCGCATCCCCTTCCGCCGCCTCATCGAGGTCGAGCTGCACCATGTCGATCTGGACATCGGCTACGAGCTCGAGGACCTGCCCGGAGAGTTCACCGCACGGGAGATCGACTTCCTCGCGCAGCGCTTCACCGGCCGCGCGGACGTCCCCCCGACCCGGATCCTCGCAACCGGACAGGACGGTGCCGCCGGAGCAGTCGGCGGGGAGTGGCGCACCGGCGGTCAGGACGGCATTCCGGTGACCGTCTCCGGCCCCGTCCCCGCGCTGCTCGGCTGGCTCGCCGGCCGCCGGGACGGGAAGGATCTGGACACGGCAGGAGCCCTGCTTCCCACGCTGCCCCCGCTATAGGCTGGCTCCATGACGTACAGCGGAGTGGTGAAGGTCGGCGGCCCGGCGGATGTGCACGAGCTCACAGACCTGATGATCTCCAAGGTCGCGGTCGGCCCGATGAACAACAACTCCTATCTGCTGCGCTGCCGGGCCACCGGCGAGCAGCTGCTGATCGACG
This region includes:
- a CDS encoding maleylpyruvate isomerase family mycothiol-dependent enzyme, translating into MIDPLRDLASVREATDRLLTAAAALDNATTTGPSRLPGWSRGHVLAHLARNADALVNVLEGRPMYVSGEARDADIERDAPRPLAAQLADVRDTAARFQAVGAGPADWNRTVELRNGVTDAAARIPFRRLIEVELHHVDLDIGYELEDLPGEFTAREIDFLAQRFTGRADVPPTRILATGQDGAAGAVGGEWRTGGQDGIPVTVSGPVPALLGWLAGRRDGKDLDTAGALLPTLPPL